The Xenopus tropicalis strain Nigerian chromosome 2, UCB_Xtro_10.0, whole genome shotgun sequence genome window below encodes:
- the b4galt3l1 gene encoding UDP-Gal:betaGlcNAc beta 1,4- galactosyltransferase, polypeptide 3 like 1: MFLARIDRRKFLLLLCFSQLLFLLILYRRGTAGIFQGLFGGSDPPWDYSRTHDVYTNLSLFVPDPENVNSQYCPAKSPILVGPLSVSFHNPPTLKKVQQKNRYVKPGGYFSPRHCFGRYRTAVIIPYRNREPHLRTLLYYLHPFLQRQQLHYAVFIVHQAGNGTFNRAKLLNIGVREALKLDDWDCLVLHDVDLVPENDYNLYICDEEYPKHLASAMDKFDYSLPYWTYFGGVSALTPDHYMRINGLPNNYWGWGGEDDDIAMRIRLAGMSIARTPLSVGRYKMISHDRDSGNEVNSQRYDQLSNTRQTWREDGMNSLDFKLLSRTKAALYTNITVDIGEPPLVTEKPGGWKLF, encoded by the exons ATGTTCCTGGCGCGCATAGACCGGCGGAAGTTTCTGCTGCTGCTTTGCTTCTCCCAGCTGCTCTTCCTATTAATCCTGTACCGGAGAGGGACTGCCGGAATATTCCAGGGGCTGTTTGGGGGGTCCGACCCGCCTTGGGACTACTCCAGAACCCACGACGTGTACACTAACCTCAGTCTGTTTGTGCCTGACCCGGAAAATgtgaattctcagtattgcccaGCAAAATCGCCCATTCTGG TTGGTCCTCTGAGCGTTTCATTCCACAACCCCCCGACCCTGAAAAAGGTGCAACAGAAAAACCGCTACGTGAAGCCCGGGGGCTATTTCAGCCCGAGACACTGCTTTGGGCGCTACAGAACAGCAGTCATTATACCGTACCGGAACCGAGAGCCGCACCTCCGCACCCTCCTCTACTACCTGCACCCCTTCCTTCAGCGCCAGCAGCTGCACTACGCCGTCTTCATTGTCCATCAG GCCGGGAACGGCACATTCAATCGAGCCAAACTCCTAAACATTGGGGTGAGGGAGGCCCTAAAACTGGACGACTGGGACTGCCTGGTCCTGCACGACGTCGACCTCGTGCCCGAGAACGATTACAACCTGTACATTTGCGATGAGGAGTATCCCAAGCACTTAGCCAGCGCCATGGACAAGTTCGACTACAG CTTGCCGTATTGGACGTACTTTGGAGGTGTGTCTGCACTCACCCCAGATCATTACATGAGGATCAACGGACTCCCCAACAATTACTGGGGCTGGGGCGGAGAGGACGATGACATTGCTATGAG GATCCGCCTAGCGGGAATGAGCATCGCTCGGACCCCACTCAGCGTCGGCCGATATAAAATGATCTCCCACGACCGGGACTCGGGCAACGAGGTGAACAGTCAAAG ATACGACCAACTCAGCAACACCCGGCAAACATGGAGGGAGGACGGGATGAACTCGCTGGACTTCAAACTGCTCTCCAGAACCAAAGCCGCACTTTATACCAATATCACTGTGGATATCGGGGAGCCCCCCCTAGTGACAGAGAAACCAGGCGGATGGAAGCTGTTTTAA